The stretch of DNA ATACCTTTGCTACGTCCTTTTAAAATTCCGCAAGTTCCCTTGCCGCTTTTTCGACTTTATCGGGATTGACCATGAAGAATTTCTCCATCGTCGGTGCATACGGCATGGCCGGAATGTCCGGACCGGCTAACCGTTTGATCGGCGCATCGAGTTCGAACAGGCAGTTTTCTGCAATGATAGCCGACACTTCACTCAAGACGCTGCCTTCCAGATTGTCTTCTGTCACAAGCAGCACTTTCCCTGTCTTGGACGCCGCTTCGATGATCGCTTCTTTATCAAGCGGATAAATGGTGCGTAAATCGAGGATATGCGCGGAAATGCCATCTTCCGCCAACCGCTCTGCCGCCTGCAATGCAAAATGCACGCATAATCCGTACGTAATAATCGTAATATCGTCGCCTTCGCGTTTGACATCCGCTTTGCCGATCGGCAGGACGTACTCCTCATCCGGGACTTCCCCTTTGATGAGACGGTAGGCGCGTTTATGTTCAAAGAACAGCACTGGATCGTCATCACGGATGGCGGCTTTCAACAAACCTTTCGCGTCGAATGGCGTCGAAGGAATGACGATTTTCAACCCCGGCGTGCTCGCGAACATCGATTCCACCGATTGTGAATGATACAGGGCACCATGGATACCGCCGCCGAAAGGAGCTCGGAAGACGATCGGACAAGACCAGTCATTATTTGACCGATATCGGATTTTGGCCGCTTCGGAAACGATTTGATTGACTGCTGGCATGATGAAATCCGCAAACTGCATTTCGGCGATCGGACGCATGCCGTACATTGCTGCCCCGATCCCGACTCCCGCGATGGCCGACTCCGCCAAAGGAGTATCGAGAGCGCGATATTCGCCGAATTGATCATAGAGCCCGGTCGTCGCTTTGAAGACGCCGCCTTTCCGCCCCACGTCTTCTCCGAGAACGAAGACATTTTCATCCCGTTCCATCTCTTCTTTCATCGCCAACGTGATGGCATCGATATAAGATAATACGGCCATTATTCGTCTCCCCCTTCCTCGGCATACACATGGAGAAGCGCATCCTCGGGCGCGGCATATGGTGCGTTTTCCGCGTAGTCCGTCGCTTCATTCACCGTTTTCATGATCTCTTCATCGATTTCCTGTTCCAGTTCATCTGAGAGGACACCCGCCTCTTTCAAATAGGACGCGAATTTCGGGATTGGATCCAGTTTCCGCTCTTCCGCCAATTCTTCAGCATCCCGGTACAGTCGATGATCGTCATCCGATGAGTGGGCGGTCAGACGATAGCAAACCGCTTCCACAAGACTCGGCCCTTTCCCGCTCCGTGCCCGGTCTGCCGCTTCCTTGACGACTTTATACACTTCAAGCGGATCGGTTCCATCGACAGTGACTCCCGGCATGCCATAGGCGACGGCCCGGTCCGCAACATGTTCGCAAGCAAGCTGTTTTTCCACCGGAACGGAGATCGCATATTTATTGTTCTCCACCATGACGACCGTCGGCAGCTTATGGACGCCCGCAAAGTTCATTCCTTCATGGAAATCCCCTTGGTTAGATGAACCTTCCCCAAGCGTCACAAACGTGATGAAGTCTTCCTCTTTCATTTTTGCCGCAAGCGCCACACCAACCGCGTGCGGTAGTTGCGTTGTAACAGGAGAAGATCCCGTCAAAATCCGGTTTTTCCGTTGCCCGAAATGGCCGGGCATCTGGCGTCCACCCGAGTTCGGGTCCTCTGCTTTGGCGAATGCGGACAGCATCAGCTCTTGCGGCGTCATGCCGAAATGGAGGACGACCCCCATATCCCGGTAATACGGCGCAATCCAGTCTTTTTTCTCGTCCAAGGCAAATGCTGCCCCTACTTGTGCCGCTTCTTGACCTTGACAGGAGATGACGAACGGGATCTTTCCGGCGCGGTTCAACAGCCACATCCGTTCGTCCAAGCGTCTTGCCGTCACCATCGTCTTATATATTTGGAGCGCTTCTTCATTCGTCAAACCAAGCTCTTCATGACGTGTCTTTGCCATTGTAACTCCCCCTATCGGTTACGTGTTTCCGGGTCCGTTCTGTCAAATGGTCCAGGACCGCGTAATTTACATATGAATTGCCAAGCCATCCACTGCCAGGGCAGCTTCCCCCATCACTTCCGACAGGGAAGGGTGCGGATGGATTGTGGAAGCGACTTCCCATGGCGTCGCATCGAGCACCATTGCCAAGCCCGCTTCGGAAATCAAATCAGTGACGTGTGAACCGATCATATGGATTCCCAAAATATCATTGGAGGACTGATCGGCAACAATCTTTACGAATCCGTCCGCATTGCCATTGACAAGCGCTTTGCCGATTGCCATGAACGGGAATTTTCCGACCTTGACATCGAATCCGCGTTCCCTCGCCTGCTTCTCCGTCAATCCGACGCTGGACGCTTCGGGACTGGAATAGATGCAGCGGGAGATTTTCGTATAATCGAACGGCTCCCGCTGCAATCCAGCGATATGTTCGATTGCTGCAATCCCTTCATGGGAGGCGACATGCGCCAGCTGAAGACCGCCGATGACATCCCCGATTGCGTAAATATGACTTTCTTTCGTTTGGAAAGTCGGCTTTGTCCGGATCGTTCCATTTTCGATTTCAATCTCGGTATTCTCGATTCCGATACCTTCGACATTCGCTTGACGGCCGACCGACACGAGCATTTTCTCGGCGTTGTATTCGACCTGCTCACCGTTAACTTCCGCAGTAATCGACACCGTTTCCTCCGATTTGACGAGGGTTTCCGGCAGCACCTTGGCGTCCGTGACAAACCGGATGCCCTTTTGCCCTAGCAGCTTCCGCATTTCTTTGGAAATGTCTTCATCTTCCGTCGGGATAATGCGGTCCGCGTATTCCAAGACAGTCACTTCCACTCCGAAATCATGGAGCATGGAAGCCCACTCGATGCCGATTACACCGCCTCCGACGATAAGCATCGACTTTGGAAGCGCTTCCATCGATAGAGCCCCATCTGATGACATGACCTGTTCTTCGTCGATTTCGAGTCCCGGCAACGTTTTCGGCCTGGATCCCGTCGCAATGACTAAATTCTTCAGCACGAGCATTTCATTTTCTTCTCCGCTTTTCATTTCAACGGATATCGTTCCCGGCATCGGAGAGAAGATCGATGGACCGAGCATTCTTCCAAGCCCTTCATAAATGTCAATTTTCCCTTTTTTCATCAATGCCTGTACGCCGTTATGCAGTTGCTTGACTATTTTTTCTTTCCGTTCCTGCACTTTTGCAAAATTAAGCGCAACGTCCGCAGTATCCACACCAAATTCGGCGGCCTTATTTTTGGCCATATCATATACTTCCGCGCTTTTCAGCAATGCTTTGCTCGGGATGCAACCTTTATGAAGACACGTACCCCCAAGCTTCCCTTTTTCAACGAGCGCAGTTTTCAATCCTAACTGGGCTGCACGGATGGCTGCCACATAGCCCCCGGTACCGCCGCCCAAAATGACGACGTCGTATTCTTGTGCCATATCTATTGCCTCCTAATCTAGTAAATGAACTATTCAGCATAGGGTGAATCGGTCGGAGCAGCAGTTGCTCCAACC from Bacillus sp. OxB-1 encodes:
- a CDS encoding alpha-ketoacid dehydrogenase subunit beta produces the protein MAVLSYIDAITLAMKEEMERDENVFVLGEDVGRKGGVFKATTGLYDQFGEYRALDTPLAESAIAGVGIGAAMYGMRPIAEMQFADFIMPAVNQIVSEAAKIRYRSNNDWSCPIVFRAPFGGGIHGALYHSQSVESMFASTPGLKIVIPSTPFDAKGLLKAAIRDDDPVLFFEHKRAYRLIKGEVPDEEYVLPIGKADVKREGDDITIITYGLCVHFALQAAERLAEDGISAHILDLRTIYPLDKEAIIEAASKTGKVLLVTEDNLEGSVLSEVSAIIAENCLFELDAPIKRLAGPDIPAMPYAPTMEKFFMVNPDKVEKAARELAEF
- a CDS encoding thiamine pyrophosphate-dependent dehydrogenase E1 component subunit alpha; the protein is MAKTRHEELGLTNEEALQIYKTMVTARRLDERMWLLNRAGKIPFVISCQGQEAAQVGAAFALDEKKDWIAPYYRDMGVVLHFGMTPQELMLSAFAKAEDPNSGGRQMPGHFGQRKNRILTGSSPVTTQLPHAVGVALAAKMKEEDFITFVTLGEGSSNQGDFHEGMNFAGVHKLPTVVMVENNKYAISVPVEKQLACEHVADRAVAYGMPGVTVDGTDPLEVYKVVKEAADRARSGKGPSLVEAVCYRLTAHSSDDDHRLYRDAEELAEERKLDPIPKFASYLKEAGVLSDELEQEIDEEIMKTVNEATDYAENAPYAAPEDALLHVYAEEGGDE
- the lpdA gene encoding dihydrolipoyl dehydrogenase — encoded protein: MAQEYDVVILGGGTGGYVAAIRAAQLGLKTALVEKGKLGGTCLHKGCIPSKALLKSAEVYDMAKNKAAEFGVDTADVALNFAKVQERKEKIVKQLHNGVQALMKKGKIDIYEGLGRMLGPSIFSPMPGTISVEMKSGEENEMLVLKNLVIATGSRPKTLPGLEIDEEQVMSSDGALSMEALPKSMLIVGGGVIGIEWASMLHDFGVEVTVLEYADRIIPTEDEDISKEMRKLLGQKGIRFVTDAKVLPETLVKSEETVSITAEVNGEQVEYNAEKMLVSVGRQANVEGIGIENTEIEIENGTIRTKPTFQTKESHIYAIGDVIGGLQLAHVASHEGIAAIEHIAGLQREPFDYTKISRCIYSSPEASSVGLTEKQARERGFDVKVGKFPFMAIGKALVNGNADGFVKIVADQSSNDILGIHMIGSHVTDLISEAGLAMVLDATPWEVASTIHPHPSLSEVMGEAALAVDGLAIHM